The bacterium nucleotide sequence TATTTATCCCTTTGAAGATCAGGAAGGGGAATAATCAAGAGAAAAAGGAAGATAAAATTTATAAAAATTGGCTTTTATGAAAGGTTTTTGATATAATATATTCTATCATAAGATAATCCGACGCAAAGGTAGCGAAATATAGGAACTTAAACTATTGAAGGCTTTTTACATCAATAAATGGTAGGACACCACCTGTAATCTGAGGCATTCTTCCATCCCATTTTTCTATAGCCTTTAAATTTGCCTCTATTTGCCTTAATCTTATAAGGTCATCTGTAATGTTTTCCCTTTTGAGCCTCAAAGCCTCTGCCTCTGCCTTTGCTTGTGCTACTTGCTGCTCTGCCTCTATCTTTATCCTTTCAAGGTCTCTTTGTGCCTTTAAAGCCAATTGCTCAGCTGTTTGCTTTGACTCAATAGCCTCTGTAAATTGCTGGGAGAACATAAAATTAACAATGGAAAGCTCATCAACAATAATATTATAGGGTAGTAATTTTTGCTTCAACAGCTCCTTTATTTCTCCTCCTACCTTTTCCCTCTCTGTAATAAGCTCAACAGCCGTATACTTTGCGGTAATAGCCTTTACACCCTCCTGAATTGCCGGGTCTATCATTTTTTCCTTAAACTCAGTGCCGATAGTCTTATAAACCTTCCATGCACTATCAGGAAGGATATGATAATTAAGGGCAATAGTAGAGTGTGTTTGCTGGAGGTCAGCTGATGCTGCTGCTGCATCTGTCTGTTCCTTATTAACCCTAACATCCATTTGGATTACCCTTTGCATAATCGGGATTCTAAAATGTAATCCCTCATCTAAAACCTTTTCGGAAACAGCCCCAAAATTTAGAATAACCCCCCTTTTTCCTGCATCAACAATAACAATTGGGTTAAATATAGGGAAGAATATCAAAAACAAAAATATAAGCCCTATTATTATTGCAATTCCCTTAAATTTATCTACCCCCCTTTTAATTTTAGCCTCATAAACATCTTCCTTCATTTTTTCCTCCTTATGGAGACGATGGGAATCGAACCCACAACCTCTTCCACGCCAAGGAAGCATTCTCCCGTTGAACTACGTCCCCAACCTTGCATATTTCATTTCTTAAATATTATAATATTTAGCAATGAAAAATGGAAGGGCTAAAAAATAAAATAAAGAAAAAGAAAGCAAAAATTGGCGTTATTGGGCTTGGTTATGTTGGCCTTCCCTTGGCAGCTGAATTTGCTCAATCTGGATTTAATGTTTCTGGATTTGAGCTTGATAGGAATAAGATTGAGAAGATAAATAAGGGTATTTCATATATCCCTGATATTAAAACAGATGATATTGCATCTTTGGTCAAAGAAAAGAGGCTTTCTGCAACAGCTGATTTTTCTTGTCTTTCTATGATGGATGTAATCTTTATCTGCGTTCCAACACCATTTACAAAGGCAAAGGCACCAGATATTTCTTATATTATTGCCGCAACAAATTCTATAAAAGAAAGCCTAAAAAAAGGACAGCTTATAATCCTTCAATCAACAACATACCCAGGGACAACAGAGGAGGTTGTTGTTCCAATTCTTGAGGAAACAGGTTTTAAGGCAGACATTGACTTCTTTGTAGCATTTTCTCCAGAGAGGATTGACCCTGGGAATAAAACCTGGACAATAAAAAATACACCAAAGGTTGTTGGAGGTTTAACAGAAAAATCCACTGAGATTGCTTGCTTTTTGTTCTCCCAGATAATATCAGAGGCAAATGTTCATCCTGTATCTTCCCCAAAATCAGCAGAGCTATGCAAATTGCTGGAAAATACATTCAGGGCTGTAAATATTGCATTAGTAAATGAGCTTACCCTTTTATGCAGAAGGATGGGTATTGATGTCTGGGAGGTTATCAATGCGGCATCCACAAAGCCATTTGGATTTATGAAATTTTCTCCAGGGCCTGGTGTGGGTGGACATTGTATCCCCGTTGACCCATTTTATCTCTCCTGGAAAGCAAGGGAATTTGATTTTTCAACAAAATTTATTGAGCTAGCAGCAGAGATAAACCTTATGATGCCAAGGTATGTTGTATCCCTTATTGCCTCTGCTTTAAATCAAAAGAAAAAGCCTATGAATGGCTCAAAAATTCTTGTTCTTGGTGCGGCATTTAAAAAGGATATAGATGATTACCGAAATTCTCCATCTGAATTTATTATGGAGCTTTTACTTGATGAAGATGTATCCCTTTTTTACAATGACCCCTATATTCCATCTATTACAGTAAAAAATAAAGCCTTTACCTCAACAGAGGTATCAAAAGAGACCTTAAAAGATATGGATTGCGTTGTTATTGCAACAGACCATTCTTCTTATAATTATAAAGATATTGTCCAATCGGCAGACCTTGTTATAGATACAAGGAATGCAACAAATGGTATAGAAAATAAAGAAAAGATCATAAGGTTATGACCTTCTCAATTTATCTTTGGATATTTCTTGCCTCTCTCTTTGGTGCTTTAATTGGAACGCCAATAATTAGAAAGATTGCTTTAAAGTTTAATATTGTTGATCTTCCATCTGGAAGAAAGATACATTTAGAACCTATTCCCTTACTCGGCGGCTTTGTAATTGCAATTGTCTTTCTTCTTGTTTTTTCTTTATTTTCAAAACCATCGGGCGAGATAATTGCTGTAATTCTTTCTTCCATTTTAATTATCCTTGTTGGGCTTATAGATGATATAAGAGGTTTTCCTCCATTTTTAAAGCTTTCTTTCCAAATACTGGCAACATGGCTTATAATAATCTTCGGAACAAGCATATCCTTTACAAACAATCCAAATATTGATATTCCCTTTACATTTTTATGGGTTGTTGGGATTACAAATGCCTTTAATCTATTGGATAATATGGATGGCTTATCTGTTGGGATAGCAGGGATTGCATCTTTCTTCTTCTTTGTTCTTTCTGCAATAGGGGGTCAATATCTGGTAGGCTCTTTATCCATTGCCCTTTGTGGATCCTGCCTTGGGTTTTTAAGGTATAATTTCAAGCCTGCAAAAATCTTTATGGGAGATACAGGCTCTATGTTTATTGGCTTTATCTTAAGCATTATTGGAATAAAGCTAAGATTTTCTGATGATATTTCCTTTAGCTGGATTATTCCCATTATTATTTTAGGCATTCCCATATTTGATACAACCCTTGTTACAATATCAAGGATGATGAGAAAGGCTAAGGTAAGCGAAGCAGCGAAAGACCATACCTCGCATAGGTTGGTAGCCTTTGGATTAACACACATAAAGGCTGTTTTGTTGCTTTATACAATTGGCATAATTCTAGGTCTATTATCTATCCTTCTTGCTAATTTTAGAATTGGATATTTTATAATCCCTGTTTTTATTATCTTTTTCATAGGAGGGATTATCTTCTTTGAAACAAAAGAGAAAGAAAGTTTTAAACAAGCCTAAAAAGGCATCAAAACCATTAAAGAAGGAATGGATTTTTGTTGTTTTTTTTCTCTTTCTTGGCACTGCTTTTAGAATTATTCATCTGCAAAGTATTGAAAAGAATGATCCAACATTCTATAACCTTCCCTATGGAACCGATATGGTTACTTATGATAATTATGCAAAAAATATCCTTCAAGGAAAGCATCCCGTTCCTTTCTTTTATAACCCATTATATCCATATTTCCTTTCTATAATCTATTTATTCTTTGGACCAGACCTTTATATAGCAAGGCTTATCCAAATGATCATTGGTGTTTTGACATTATTCTTTATCTTCCTTGTAGGAGACAGGGTCTTTGGAAGAAAGGCCGCTATTATTTCTCTTGGCCTAGCCTCTTTTTATGATATGTTTATTCTACATGAAAGCCTTCTTCTCCTTGAGACATTAGCAGGTTTTTTAAATATAATATCCTTATTTTTTCTTCTTAAAATAGAAAAAGAACCCTGTTTTAAAAATATATTTCTTTCTGGTCTTTTCTTGGGATTATCAACCATTTCAAGGGCAAATATTTTGCTTTTTTTACCCTTTATCTTTCTATGGATGATTTTTGTTTTAAAGAAAAAAGCTATTTTGAGCTTTTCTTTACTTTCTCTATTTACCCTTCTTTTTATTTCGCCTGTAACTATAGCAAATTATTGTGCATCGGGTAAATTCCTCTTAGTCTCAGGCAATGGTCCTATAAACCTTTGGGTTGGAAATAACGAAAGGGCTGATGGAACATATGCCCAACCACCATTTTCTCCAAAGCTAGAAAAAAGGATAAAAGAGATAGGAGATAAAGCACTTATAGAGGATGTTATAAGATTTATTAAGGAAAAACCAAAGATGTTTATAAACCTTACTATTCGTAAATTCTTTTTATTCTGGGGTGCATTTGAGATTGCAAACAATATGAACTATGAGCAAATGAAAAGCTGGTCATCTATTATGAAACTTCCATTTTTTATAGGCTTTGGAACAATTGGACCATTGGCTTTATTTGGAATATTCTTGTCATTAAGAAAAAGGGAATGCCTTCTCCTTAACTTATATATTCTCTCTTTTACAATCTCTACCATAATATTTTCAATCATGGCTAGGCATAAAATTGTTTTTCTTCCCTCGCTTATTATTTTTTCTTCTTTTTCTATTCTTTGGTTTTACGAGAAAATTTTAAAAATGGATTATAAAAAAATCTTGCTTTTATTCCCAGTTTTTCTTTTTTCTTTTCTTCTTGTCTGGAATAAAGAGGTTTATTCCTCCTTTTTTCCATTTATCCATCCAGAGGGCATTCACATTCAAGAAAAGGGTTATACTATAATTAAGGATGCAAGCAATGATTGGAGGGGAGGAAATGCTGTTATCTTTTCTGATAAGGAGGCTATAAAAAAAGAGATTATTATTACAGAAGACCTCTCTTTATACAAAGAAGCAGAAATAGGTTTTAAGTATTGCCTTGATGAATTTCCAGGCATCTTAACCATTAAAATCAATGATAGCTTCTCTCTTCCTCTAAGATTGGGTATGTCAACACAAGGTCTGGTTAAGGGTTTTGGCTTTTCAATCCCAATAAAATCATTAAAAAAGGGGAAGAATTCCATTATTTTAAGTGTAGATGGAAAATCACATTTTGGGCTTCTTTATGATACAACATACACATTTAAAAGGTCTTATGAATTTAAGGATAATAATTTTAGAAAGATAAAGCAGGGTGAATTTATGCTCTGGCTTTTACTTAAACAACATAAAGAAAAAAACGCAATTACTCAAGTAAAATAAATTTGCTTTTATGTTCATAAAATTGCTATAATCTTTAAAAAGATTATGAATCTCATTATAACAGGTGGAGCAGGTTTTTTAGGATACCATTTATGTAATAAGCTCTCTGATAAATATGAGGAAATTCTCATCATAGATATTGCACCAATAGACCCTTCTGAATATCCAAAAAATGTTAGGTATTTCAATGCTGATGTTAGAAACCTTTCTCTATTAAAGAAGCTTTTTACAAAAGATTCCCTTGTTATTCATAGTGCTTCTGCTTTGCCATTATGGAAAGAGAAGGATATTCTTACAACAACCATTGATGGAACAAAAAATGTCCTTATCGCCGCTATGGAGAATGGAATAAATAGAGTGATCTATATCTCCTCAACCGCTGTATATGGAGCGCCAGAAAAACATCCAATATACGAAGATGACTTACTTGTTGGCATAGGTCCATACGCTATTTCAAAGATAGAGGCAGAGAGGATATGTGAAGAATATAGGAAAAAGGGGCTATGCGTGCCTATTGTTCGTCCAAAGACATTTATTGGAGAGGCTAGATTGGGCATATTCCAGATTCTATATGACTGGATAAACTCTGGAAAGAAAATTCCTGTTATAGGAGATGGAAACAATAGATATCAACTCCTTGATGTAGAAGACCTTGTTGACGCAATAAACCTCCTTTTGACATTAGAAGAAAACAAGGCAAATGATACCTTTAATGTAGGAGCAAAGGAATTTAAAACAGTAAAAGAAGACCTGTCTGCTTTATGTGATTTTGCTAAAAGCAAAGCATCTGTTATGAAAACACCAGCGCGATTGATAAAATCTCTCCTTCAATTATTCTGGATTTTTAAACTCTCTCCAATCTATAAATGGGTCTATGAAACAGCAGATAAGGATTCCTTTGTCTCTATTGAAAAAATAGAGAAACTTGGCTGGTTGCCAAAGTATAGCAATAGCGA carries:
- a CDS encoding nucleotide sugar dehydrogenase, with the protein product MEGLKNKIKKKKAKIGVIGLGYVGLPLAAEFAQSGFNVSGFELDRNKIEKINKGISYIPDIKTDDIASLVKEKRLSATADFSCLSMMDVIFICVPTPFTKAKAPDISYIIAATNSIKESLKKGQLIILQSTTYPGTTEEVVVPILEETGFKADIDFFVAFSPERIDPGNKTWTIKNTPKVVGGLTEKSTEIACFLFSQIISEANVHPVSSPKSAELCKLLENTFRAVNIALVNELTLLCRRMGIDVWEVINAASTKPFGFMKFSPGPGVGGHCIPVDPFYLSWKAREFDFSTKFIELAAEINLMMPRYVVSLIASALNQKKKPMNGSKILVLGAAFKKDIDDYRNSPSEFIMELLLDEDVSLFYNDPYIPSITVKNKAFTSTEVSKETLKDMDCVVIATDHSSYNYKDIVQSADLVIDTRNATNGIENKEKIIRL
- a CDS encoding NAD(P)-dependent oxidoreductase, coding for MNLIITGGAGFLGYHLCNKLSDKYEEILIIDIAPIDPSEYPKNVRYFNADVRNLSLLKKLFTKDSLVIHSASALPLWKEKDILTTTIDGTKNVLIAAMENGINRVIYISSTAVYGAPEKHPIYEDDLLVGIGPYAISKIEAERICEEYRKKGLCVPIVRPKTFIGEARLGIFQILYDWINSGKKIPVIGDGNNRYQLLDVEDLVDAINLLLTLEENKANDTFNVGAKEFKTVKEDLSALCDFAKSKASVMKTPARLIKSLLQLFWIFKLSPIYKWVYETADKDSFVSIEKIEKLGWLPKYSNSDALIRSYKWYLKHCDEIPKSGITHRVRWKQGILKLFKRFL
- a CDS encoding glycosyltransferase family 39 protein, with translation MKQKRKKVLNKPKKASKPLKKEWIFVVFFLFLGTAFRIIHLQSIEKNDPTFYNLPYGTDMVTYDNYAKNILQGKHPVPFFYNPLYPYFLSIIYLFFGPDLYIARLIQMIIGVLTLFFIFLVGDRVFGRKAAIISLGLASFYDMFILHESLLLLETLAGFLNIISLFFLLKIEKEPCFKNIFLSGLFLGLSTISRANILLFLPFIFLWMIFVLKKKAILSFSLLSLFTLLFISPVTIANYCASGKFLLVSGNGPINLWVGNNERADGTYAQPPFSPKLEKRIKEIGDKALIEDVIRFIKEKPKMFINLTIRKFFLFWGAFEIANNMNYEQMKSWSSIMKLPFFIGFGTIGPLALFGIFLSLRKRECLLLNLYILSFTISTIIFSIMARHKIVFLPSLIIFSSFSILWFYEKILKMDYKKILLLFPVFLFSFLLVWNKEVYSSFFPFIHPEGIHIQEKGYTIIKDASNDWRGGNAVIFSDKEAIKKEIIITEDLSLYKEAEIGFKYCLDEFPGILTIKINDSFSLPLRLGMSTQGLVKGFGFSIPIKSLKKGKNSIILSVDGKSHFGLLYDTTYTFKRSYEFKDNNFRKIKQGEFMLWLLLKQHKEKNAITQVK
- a CDS encoding prohibitin family protein; translation: MKEDVYEAKIKRGVDKFKGIAIIIGLIFLFLIFFPIFNPIVIVDAGKRGVILNFGAVSEKVLDEGLHFRIPIMQRVIQMDVRVNKEQTDAAAASADLQQTHSTIALNYHILPDSAWKVYKTIGTEFKEKMIDPAIQEGVKAITAKYTAVELITEREKVGGEIKELLKQKLLPYNIIVDELSIVNFMFSQQFTEAIESKQTAEQLALKAQRDLERIKIEAEQQVAQAKAEAEALRLKRENITDDLIRLRQIEANLKAIEKWDGRMPQITGGVLPFIDVKSLQ
- a CDS encoding MraY family glycosyltransferase, which translates into the protein MTFSIYLWIFLASLFGALIGTPIIRKIALKFNIVDLPSGRKIHLEPIPLLGGFVIAIVFLLVFSLFSKPSGEIIAVILSSILIILVGLIDDIRGFPPFLKLSFQILATWLIIIFGTSISFTNNPNIDIPFTFLWVVGITNAFNLLDNMDGLSVGIAGIASFFFFVLSAIGGQYLVGSLSIALCGSCLGFLRYNFKPAKIFMGDTGSMFIGFILSIIGIKLRFSDDISFSWIIPIIILGIPIFDTTLVTISRMMRKAKVSEAAKDHTSHRLVAFGLTHIKAVLLLYTIGIILGLLSILLANFRIGYFIIPVFIIFFIGGIIFFETKEKESFKQA